Below is a genomic region from Paraburkholderia phenazinium.
TCTATGAGACCGATACTTGTTCGCCTGCACCGCTGGTTCGGCATCGGCACCGCGCTGTTCCTGTTCGTCTCCGGTCTTACAGGCGCCGTCATCGCATGGAACCAGGAACTCGATGCGGCGTTGAACCCCGGGTTCTTCTACGCGCGCTCCCCGGCGCCTGCCTTGTCGTCGCTTGAACTTGCGAATCGTGTCGAAGCCGCTGATCCTCGCGTGCATGTGACCTATCTGCCGCTAGGCGTGGTGCCCGGCCGAACGCTGCTGATGCGTGTCGAGGGCCGGCTCGATCCCGCAACGGGTCAGCCTTATACGCTGGGTTTCAATCAGATCGCGGTGGATCCGGCGACAGGGATCATCCGGGGGCGCCGCGACTGGGGCGCGTTGTCGCTCAGGCGGCTCAACCTGATGCCGTTCCTTTATCAGTTCCACTACACACTTTATTTACCCATCACCGGTAGCGGGATTGCCATTGGCGTATGGCTGCTGGGGGTCGTCGCCATTGTCTGGCTGTTCGATAGCGTGATTGCGTTGGTGCTCGCGTTTCCGAGCCTCAGGACGTGGCGCAAGTCGTTTGCATTTCGCGTGCGCCGCGGCGGCTATGCGCTGGTGTTTGACCTGCATCGCTCAGGTGGGGTATGGGTGTGGGGTCTGCTGGGCGTGATTGCGGTGACGTCGATTTCGATGAATCTCGAACGGCCCGTCATGCGTCCGGTGGTGTCGATTTTTTCCAGACTAACACCCGGACCGGAAACCAATCCCGAACTGCTAGCGCCGCATCCGGCCAGCGCGAAGCCCCTGAGTCGCGAGCGTATTGTCGAACTGGCGAGCGCTACCGGACACCGGATGAAGCTGAATGCCGAACCCGGTGCGACGTTTGAGATTGCTTCGCTCAACCTGTACGGGGTGGGCTATTTTAAACCCGGCGGTGATTATGCGGACGGCAGTCCCGGCAATGCCTGGCTCTACTGGGACGCGAGGACTGGACATGAAGTCGGGGGGGCGGTGCCGGGTCGTGGAACCGCTGGCGATACCTTTATGCAGGCGCAGTTCTCACTGCATTCGGGGCGCATCTTTGGACTACCGGGACGCATTCTGGTCAGCTTCATGGGTGTGATGGTGGCGTTGCTGAGTGCGACCGGCCTTGTTATCTGGTTCAAGAAGCTCATGGCTCGCCGCAGTGCTGCGCAGCGGGTGAAGACGGTCAGGCCGGCGGTGCTGCGATAGCGCGTTTGGAAGGATCGCTTTAGTCGTGTGCAGTGTGCGCGGTTGCGCCGTGCTTTGCTGCTTCAAGCCCGGTACTTCACGGTCGCGCGCACGAATTCAATGAAGCGCGTCATTACCGGATCATCCCGTTCCGCCGACCACGCGAGGCCAACCTGCCATTGTGCTGCCGTGCCGCGTAGTGGCAGCACACGCGCATCGCGCAGCAGGTATTGCGTGCGTGAGGGTAGAAACGCCGCGCCGACTCCCGCCGCGACCGCAGCAAGAACGGTCTGGATATCGTCAGCCTGCTGGGTCACTCGCGGCACGAAGCCATGCTCGCTGCACCAGCGGTCAATCTGCGCCGCGAGTCCCGGGCCACGGCCGCGCGCAAGGCCGATAAACCCCTGCTCATTCAATTCGTCGAGATTGGCCGGGATGCGTTTCCAGCGCGCGTGTTGCGGCACCGCTAGCGCGAGCGCTTCGTCCAGCACCGGAAAGGCGTCGAGGCCGCTGTCTGCCGGCAAACGCAGGAAGCCGACGTCCAGCTTGCCGGCAAGCAGCCGTCTGCCTTGCTCCGCGGACGACAGGTCGTTCAACGTGACGTTGACCTTCGGATACTGCCGGCGGAATTCGGCAATCAGTTGCGGTGCGAGCGTCAGGGTCGAGAGTCCGAGGCCGACTCGCAAATAACCGCGCGTGCCG
It encodes:
- a CDS encoding LysR family transcriptional regulator — its product is MELKLLRAFLTVAELRHFGHAAEVLCVSQPALSKQIVALEDSLGARLFERGRHGAELTTFGAGFLPDAQSLVRDADEVLARARESSSGTRGYLRVGLGLSTLTLAPQLIAEFRRQYPKVNVTLNDLSSAEQGRRLLAGKLDVGFLRLPADSGLDAFPVLDEALALAVPQHARWKRIPANLDELNEQGFIGLARGRGPGLAAQIDRWCSEHGFVPRVTQQADDIQTVLAAVAAGVGAAFLPSRTQYLLRDARVLPLRGTAAQWQVGLAWSAERDDPVMTRFIEFVRATVKYRA
- a CDS encoding PepSY-associated TM helix domain-containing protein; translation: MRPILVRLHRWFGIGTALFLFVSGLTGAVIAWNQELDAALNPGFFYARSPAPALSSLELANRVEAADPRVHVTYLPLGVVPGRTLLMRVEGRLDPATGQPYTLGFNQIAVDPATGIIRGRRDWGALSLRRLNLMPFLYQFHYTLYLPITGSGIAIGVWLLGVVAIVWLFDSVIALVLAFPSLRTWRKSFAFRVRRGGYALVFDLHRSGGVWVWGLLGVIAVTSISMNLERPVMRPVVSIFSRLTPGPETNPELLAPHPASAKPLSRERIVELASATGHRMKLNAEPGATFEIASLNLYGVGYFKPGGDYADGSPGNAWLYWDARTGHEVGGAVPGRGTAGDTFMQAQFSLHSGRIFGLPGRILVSFMGVMVALLSATGLVIWFKKLMARRSAAQRVKTVRPAVLR